A genomic window from Accipiter gentilis chromosome 1, bAccGen1.1, whole genome shotgun sequence includes:
- the TWIST2 gene encoding twist-related protein 2, whose protein sequence is MEESSSSPVSPVDSLGTSEEELERQPKRFGRKRRYSKKSSEDGSPNPGKRGKKSSPSSQSYEELQSQRILANVRERQRTQSLNEAFAALRKIIPTLPSDKLSKIQTLKLAARYIDFLYQVLQSDEMDSKMTSCSYVAHERLSYAFSVWRMEGAWSMSASH, encoded by the coding sequence ATGGAAGAAAGCTCCAGTTCTCCTGTTTCCCCTGTGGATAGCTTGGGGACCAGTGAAGAGGAGCTGGAAAGGCAGCCAAAGAGATTTGGCAGGAAGAGAAGATACAGTAAGAAGTCCAGCGAAGATGGCAGCCCCAACccagggaagagggggaaaaagtccAGTCCCAGCTCCCAATCTTATGAAGAACTGCAGAGCCAGAGGATCCTGGCCAATGTCAGAGAGAGGCAGAGGACTCAATCGCTCAATGAAGCTTTTGCCGCCTTGAGGAAAATCATCCCCACTTTGCCCTCTGACAAACTCAGTAAAATCCAGACCCTCAAGCTGGCAGCACGGTATATAGACTTCCTCTACCAGGTGCTACAGAGCGACGAGATGGACAGTAAGATGACGAGCTGCAGTTACGTGGCTCACGAGAGGCTGAGTTATGCCTTCTCCGTATGGAGGATGGAGGGAGCGTGGTCCATGTCGGCCTCCCACTAG